A window of the Lagopus muta isolate bLagMut1 chromosome 1, bLagMut1 primary, whole genome shotgun sequence genome harbors these coding sequences:
- the DYNLT3 gene encoding dynein light chain Tctex-type 3: MEDFHPHNDEMIFNADEAHNIVKECIESVLGKADYNHNKVNQWTAAIVEQSLTHLVKLGKTYKYIVTCAVMQRSGAGLHTASSCFWDTTTDGTCTVRWENRTMNCIVNVFAVAIIL, from the exons ATGGAGGACTTTCACCCCCACAACGACGAG ATGATCTTCAATGCTGACGAGGCCCACAACATAGTTAAGGAG TGCATAGAAAGTGTtttaggcaaagcagattacaaTCACAACAAAGTCAACCAGTGGACTGCAGCTATAGTGGAACAGTCGCTGACACATTTGGTAAAACTGGGGAAAACATATAAGTACATTG TAACCTGTGCAGTGATGCAGAGAAGCGGAGCTGGTCTCCACACAGCAAGCTCGTGCTTCTGGGATACTACAACTGATG GGACCTGCACAGTGAGATGGGAGAACCGAACAATGAACTGCATTGTCAACGTGTTTGCTGTTGCTATTATCCTGTAG